One region of Sphingomonas abietis genomic DNA includes:
- the pspF gene encoding phage shock protein operon transcriptional activator, with protein sequence MDRDTKFIGESTAFLDAVERASRAATLNRPVLVIGERGTGKELIAERLHHLSPRWAGSLVTLNCAALPETLIEAELFGHEAGAFTGATKARAGRFEEADGGTLFLDELATLSSGAQERLLRAVEYGEVTRIGSSRAIRVDVRIVAATNEHLPALVEQGRFRADLLDRLSFEVVTLPPLRHREGDIPVLAEHFGRRMAAELDWPRFPGFGAKAMATLVGYEWPGNVRELRNVIERAVYRWTDLDRPIDAIEFDPFASPWRPQGAAAKPAMTAEPGPARPVAVVEEPEINDFKAACEAYERKLLEAALKRCRFNQRTTAAALSLTYDQLRHALRRHDLLERAS encoded by the coding sequence ATGGATCGCGACACCAAGTTCATCGGCGAATCGACCGCCTTTCTCGACGCCGTCGAGCGTGCCAGCCGCGCCGCGACGCTGAACCGGCCGGTGCTGGTGATCGGCGAACGCGGCACCGGCAAGGAGCTGATCGCCGAGCGTCTCCACCATCTCTCGCCGCGCTGGGCTGGGTCGCTGGTGACGCTCAACTGCGCGGCGCTGCCCGAGACGCTGATTGAGGCGGAATTGTTCGGGCATGAGGCGGGCGCCTTCACCGGCGCCACCAAGGCGCGGGCGGGGCGCTTCGAGGAGGCCGACGGCGGCACATTGTTCCTCGACGAGCTGGCGACGCTCTCGTCGGGCGCGCAGGAGCGGCTGCTGCGCGCGGTCGAATATGGCGAGGTGACGCGGATCGGTTCTTCTCGCGCGATCCGGGTGGATGTCCGCATCGTGGCGGCGACCAACGAGCATCTGCCGGCGCTGGTGGAGCAGGGGCGGTTCCGCGCGGATCTGCTCGATCGGCTCTCGTTCGAGGTGGTGACGCTGCCGCCGCTGCGCCATCGCGAGGGCGACATTCCGGTGCTGGCCGAACATTTCGGCCGGCGGATGGCCGCCGAGCTCGACTGGCCGCGCTTTCCCGGCTTCGGCGCCAAGGCGATGGCGACGCTGGTCGGCTATGAATGGCCGGGCAATGTCCGTGAACTGCGCAACGTGATCGAACGTGCGGTCTATCGCTGGACCGATCTCGATCGGCCGATCGACGCGATCGAATTCGACCCCTTCGCTTCGCCATGGCGGCCGCAGGGCGCTGCCGCCAAGCCGGCGATGACGGCGGAGCCCGGCCCGGCTCGGCCCGTCGCGGTGGTCGAGGAGCCCGAGATCAACGACTTCAAGGCGGCCTGCGAGGCCTATGAGCGGAAATTGCTCGAAGCGGCGCTCAAGCGCTGTCGTTTCAACCAGCGGACGACGGCGGCGGCGTTGTCGCTGACCTACGACCAGTTGCGCCATGCGCTGCGGCGCCACGATCTGCTGGAACGCGCCAGTTGA
- the pspA gene encoding phage shock protein PspA: MGIFSRTRDIIAANVTDLLDKAEDPAKMIRMIIMEMEETLIEVRASAARTIADQKEMRRHIAKLDKLQESWTEKAELALSKGREDLAKAALLEKQKAGDMADRLKEEIAVLDEALQSSEADIAKLQNKLREARARQTSIVARLESAHNRYKLREMTNGPKIDEAFARFETLERRVDFAEGRADAAGMGAAPKTLDEEIAELRSSEKVDAELEALKARMGKTVGQEG, from the coding sequence ATGGGAATTTTCTCCCGCACTCGCGACATCATCGCCGCCAACGTCACCGACCTGCTCGACAAGGCCGAGGATCCGGCGAAGATGATCCGCATGATCATCATGGAGATGGAAGAGACGCTGATCGAGGTCCGCGCCTCGGCCGCCCGCACCATCGCCGACCAGAAGGAGATGCGCCGCCACATCGCCAAGCTCGACAAGCTCCAGGAGAGCTGGACCGAGAAGGCCGAGCTGGCGCTGAGCAAGGGCCGCGAGGATCTCGCCAAGGCCGCGCTGCTCGAGAAGCAGAAGGCCGGCGATATGGCCGACCGCCTGAAGGAGGAGATCGCCGTGCTCGACGAGGCGCTCCAGTCGTCCGAGGCCGACATCGCCAAGCTCCAGAACAAGCTGCGCGAGGCACGCGCCCGCCAGACCTCGATCGTCGCCCGGCTGGAAAGCGCCCACAATCGCTACAAGCTGCGCGAGATGACCAACGGCCCCAAGATCGACGAGGCGTTCGCCCGCTTCGAGACGCTGGAACGCCGCGTCGATTTCGCCGAGGGCCGCGCCGACGCCGCCGGCATGGGCGCCGCGCCCAAGACGCTGGACGAGGAGATCGCCGAGCTGCGCTCGTCCGAGAAGGTCGATGCCGAGCTCGAGGCGCTGAAGGCCCGCATGGGCAAGACCGTCGGCCAGGAGGGCTGA
- the pspB gene encoding envelope stress response membrane protein PspB: protein MEDTLVPIVVCGILFLGLPWIIFHYVTQWKRARGLSIEDENLLDGLHDLARRLEERLATIERIVAADNPNWRPSVPDRNERSGPREVHRDTDDWQGRA, encoded by the coding sequence ATGGAGGATACGCTCGTCCCGATCGTCGTCTGCGGCATTCTCTTCCTCGGCCTGCCCTGGATCATCTTCCACTATGTCACCCAGTGGAAGCGTGCCCGCGGCCTTTCGATCGAGGACGAGAATCTGCTCGACGGCCTGCACGATCTCGCAAGGCGGCTCGAAGAGCGCCTCGCCACGATCGAGCGGATCGTCGCCGCCGACAATCCCAACTGGCGCCCGTCGGTCCCCGATCGCAACGAGCGCAGCGGCCCTCGCGAAGTCCATCGCGATACCGACGACTGGCAGGGCCGCGCCTGA
- the pspC gene encoding envelope stress response membrane protein PspC: MSARYTKFYLDKRNAKWLGVCSGIADYTGLDITLVRVAAVILTLIGGFPWTLIAYWVTAWLASDKPLEFESMSREDQRFWQKARVTPGNSVRDVRSSFRDIDRRLSDLEVYYTSHNRRLADEIDSLR, from the coding sequence ATGTCCGCTCGCTACACCAAATTCTATCTCGACAAGCGCAACGCCAAATGGCTCGGCGTCTGCTCCGGGATCGCCGATTATACCGGCCTCGACATCACCTTGGTCCGCGTCGCCGCGGTGATCCTCACCCTGATCGGCGGCTTCCCGTGGACGCTGATCGCCTATTGGGTGACGGCATGGCTCGCCTCCGACAAGCCGCTCGAGTTCGAGAGCATGAGCCGCGAGGATCAGCGCTTCTGGCAGAAGGCGCGGGTGACGCCGGGCAACAGCGTCCGCGACGTCCGCTCCAGCTTCCGCGACATCGATCGCCGGCTGAGCGACCTCGAAGTCTATTACACCAGCCACAATCGTCGCCTGGCCGACGAGATCGACAGCCTGCGCTGA
- a CDS encoding SufE family protein — translation MTSTLDDIRDEYEFLDADDRYRLLIDLGRALEPMPEALKTDATLVRGCSASVWVYPTQPDGDRLHFLADSNAAITKGIIALVLLTVQDKPAADIAQADIEAALAPFDLKNQLSSNRTQGIPNMIALIRETATRYAGA, via the coding sequence ATGACCAGCACCCTCGACGACATTCGCGACGAATATGAATTTCTCGACGCCGACGATCGCTACCGGCTGCTGATCGATCTCGGTCGCGCGCTGGAACCGATGCCGGAGGCGCTCAAGACCGACGCGACGCTGGTGCGGGGCTGTTCGGCCTCGGTATGGGTCTATCCCACCCAGCCGGACGGGGATCGCCTGCATTTCCTGGCCGATTCCAACGCCGCGATCACCAAGGGCATCATCGCGCTGGTGCTGCTGACCGTGCAGGACAAGCCCGCGGCGGACATCGCCCAAGCCGATATCGAAGCCGCGCTGGCGCCGTTCGATCTCAAGAATCAGCTCAGCTCGAACCGCACCCAGGGCATCCCCAACATGATCGCCCTTATCCGCGAGACCGCAACGCGCTATGCGGGGGCATGA
- a CDS encoding J domain-containing protein, which yields MARRQTRSDDWGFPRWRSYGSERGATQVRMCDRHGCDRPGDRPAPKSPNSPERWYFCEEHAGEYNRNWDYFQGLSAEEAAERERNERRTSDGYAESSYNSWAGPGDGRLSRDELRALETLGLENDAGMDEAKAAWRRLAKANHPDVKPGDAAAAERFRQVQAAWDVLRSADERRQGQA from the coding sequence ATGGCAAGACGGCAGACTCGATCGGATGACTGGGGTTTCCCCCGCTGGCGCAGCTATGGCAGCGAGCGCGGCGCGACCCAGGTCCGCATGTGCGATCGGCACGGCTGCGATCGCCCCGGCGATCGCCCGGCTCCCAAATCCCCCAACAGCCCCGAACGCTGGTATTTCTGCGAGGAACATGCTGGCGAATATAACCGCAACTGGGACTATTTTCAGGGCCTCTCCGCCGAGGAGGCCGCCGAGCGCGAGCGCAACGAGCGGCGGACTTCGGACGGCTATGCCGAATCTTCCTATAATAGCTGGGCCGGGCCGGGCGATGGCCGCCTCTCGCGCGACGAACTGCGGGCGCTCGAGACGCTGGGGCTGGAGAATGACGCCGGGATGGACGAGGCGAAGGCGGCATGGCGCCGGCTCGCCAAGGCCAATCACCCCGATGTGAAGCCCGGCGACGCCGCCGCCGCGGAGCGTTTCCGGCAGGTCCAGGCGGCCTGGGACGTGCTGAGAAGCGCGGACGAGCGCCGGCAGGGGCAGGCGTGA
- a CDS encoding YoaK family protein: MIDVSTPDRKATVLLLLAIAGCVDAVGLAETGRYFVSFMSGNTTQMALHLAYRDYASVGMPLGLIALFVAGCTIGTLIAEKVGGRLAGGMLLLVEAIVLAVAAWGFQSPWSGIGLILLPVGMGLANIVTLHAGSAQPGATHATGALVKLGILLAGAGRDARAGDLGFQLAMWIALLVGGILGAFGRLRFGMDTLLAAAGLLLVLGVVDLLLSRRRAV, translated from the coding sequence ATGATTGACGTCTCGACGCCTGACCGCAAGGCCACCGTCCTGTTGCTGCTTGCCATTGCCGGCTGCGTCGACGCCGTAGGGCTCGCCGAGACGGGGCGTTATTTCGTCTCCTTCATGTCCGGCAACACCACCCAGATGGCGCTGCATCTGGCTTATCGCGATTATGCGAGCGTCGGCATGCCGTTGGGGCTGATCGCTTTGTTCGTTGCCGGCTGCACGATCGGCACGCTGATCGCCGAGAAGGTGGGCGGCAGGCTCGCAGGTGGGATGTTGCTGCTGGTCGAGGCGATAGTGCTCGCTGTCGCCGCATGGGGGTTCCAGTCGCCCTGGTCCGGCATCGGCCTGATCCTGCTGCCGGTCGGCATGGGCCTCGCCAACATCGTGACGCTTCATGCCGGATCGGCTCAGCCCGGCGCCACCCACGCCACCGGGGCGCTGGTGAAGCTCGGCATCCTGCTCGCCGGCGCCGGCAGGGATGCCAGGGCCGGCGATCTCGGCTTCCAGCTGGCAATGTGGATCGCTCTGCTGGTCGGCGGTATTCTCGGCGCCTTCGGCCGGCTGCGTTTCGGCATGGACACGCTGCTGGCGGCGGCTGGATTGTTGTTGGTGCTGGGGGTGGTGGACCTCCTGCTGTCGCGACGCAGGGCCGTCTGA
- a CDS encoding N-acetylmuramoyl-L-alanine amidase, giving the protein MAAIIECPSPNFDERTLPVSIVVIHYTGMASGAEALRRLTDPEAKVSSHYLITEDGQVVRLVEEDKRAWHAGKSYWRGVTDINSASIGIEMVNPGHEFGYRAFPEPQMAALVTLMMGMVPRYGITRGNIVGHSDIAPARKEDPGELFDWERLAKLRLALPRPTQYLTDPHWTDAGFLLALERFGYDIVDQAAAVRAFQRRFRPETLDGVIDGQCRAILLSLLTGGDKGAAMRAGTPI; this is encoded by the coding sequence ATGGCTGCCATCATCGAATGTCCCTCGCCCAATTTCGACGAGCGGACGCTGCCCGTGTCGATCGTCGTGATCCACTATACCGGCATGGCGAGCGGCGCCGAGGCGCTGCGCCGGCTGACCGATCCGGAGGCGAAGGTCTCCTCCCACTATCTCATCACCGAGGACGGGCAGGTCGTCCGGCTGGTCGAGGAGGACAAGCGCGCCTGGCATGCCGGCAAGAGCTATTGGCGCGGCGTGACCGACATCAATTCGGCGAGCATCGGCATCGAGATGGTCAATCCCGGCCATGAATTCGGCTATCGCGCCTTTCCCGAGCCGCAGATGGCCGCGCTGGTCACGCTGATGATGGGGATGGTGCCGCGCTACGGCATCACCCGCGGCAACATCGTCGGCCATTCCGACATCGCCCCCGCCCGCAAGGAGGATCCGGGCGAATTGTTCGATTGGGAGCGGCTGGCGAAGCTCCGGCTCGCGCTGCCGCGGCCGACCCAATATCTCACCGATCCGCATTGGACCGACGCAGGGTTCCTGCTCGCGCTCGAGCGATTCGGCTATGACATCGTGGATCAGGCGGCGGCGGTGCGGGCGTTCCAGCGGCGCTTCCGGCCCGAGACGCTGGATGGCGTGATCGACGGCCAGTGCCGGGCGATCCTGCTCTCGCTGCTGACCGGCGGCGACAAGGGCGCGGCGATGCGGGCGGGCACCCCGATCTGA
- a CDS encoding CheR family methyltransferase yields the protein MEISDSAIRILAGLLEARTGQQLAIGRRWRIDMALRPLIAKHGVPSLDELVHRLAAGRNAALVDEAIEALLNHETFFYRDLNAFRLLDEQGLVRLQAARAASRRLRIWSAGCSTGQEAYTLAMMIADQPDRWRGWTIDILGTDLSPVAVERARLGRYSQFEIQRGLPVNQMLRRFDQDGEYWQATAPLRQAVRFRTHNLLAAPPVGLFDVVLCRNVLLYFSSDVRSLVFGRIASAMAPDGLLMLGAGETVMGQTDAFVSDFEARGLYRKRVDIAQSPTMTASRR from the coding sequence ATGGAGATAAGCGACAGCGCGATCCGCATTCTCGCCGGTTTGCTGGAGGCGAGGACCGGGCAGCAGCTGGCCATCGGCCGTCGCTGGCGGATCGACATGGCCCTGCGGCCGCTGATCGCGAAACATGGCGTGCCCTCGCTGGACGAACTGGTCCATCGGCTGGCGGCGGGACGCAACGCGGCGCTGGTCGATGAGGCGATCGAGGCGCTGCTCAATCACGAGACATTCTTCTACCGCGATCTGAACGCCTTCCGCCTGCTCGACGAACAGGGGCTGGTGCGGTTGCAGGCGGCGCGTGCCGCGTCGCGGCGGTTGCGGATCTGGTCGGCCGGCTGTTCGACCGGGCAGGAGGCCTACACGCTGGCGATGATGATCGCCGATCAGCCGGATCGCTGGCGCGGCTGGACGATCGATATCCTCGGCACCGATCTCTCGCCCGTCGCGGTCGAACGGGCGCGGCTCGGGCGCTATTCGCAGTTCGAGATCCAGCGCGGCCTGCCGGTCAATCAGATGTTGCGGCGCTTCGATCAGGATGGCGAATATTGGCAGGCTACCGCGCCGCTGCGCCAGGCCGTGCGCTTCCGCACCCATAATCTGCTCGCGGCGCCGCCGGTCGGCCTGTTCGACGTGGTGCTGTGTCGCAATGTGCTGCTCTATTTCTCGTCCGACGTGCGCAGCCTCGTCTTCGGCCGGATCGCGAGCGCGATGGCGCCGGACGGCCTGCTGATGCTCGGTGCCGGCGAGACGGTGATGGGCCAGACCGACGCGTTCGTTTCCGATTTCGAGGCGCGCGGCCTCTATCGCAAGCGGGTCGACATCGCGCAGTCGCCGACGATGACGGCATCCCGGCGCTGA
- a CDS encoding chemotaxis protein CheB: MIVDDSIVARSVFQTIIAEYSEFEIVATASTADQALARLDSTRVDIVLLDLAMPGMDPFTALPEIIARGRGARVLIVSTSAGEGADACIRALTLGASDTLEKPTAGTYRDHFASSLVEKLRRIGESRPAERDESRELPSVPPPAPDVLRGPVSGPVDCLAIGASTGGLHALLEFFSALPASCDMPILITQHLPASFMPYFAAQMTDIAGRPATVARDGVSLLRGQILVAPGDAHIGLRSIGGLPRIFLNRDPAPSACMPSVDPMLEAVARHFRERAFGVILTGMGRDGSIGARDIVATGGELAAQDRASSVVWGMPGSIAMAGLAATIARPAVIARRIADRIEGRSQRRSPLWR; the protein is encoded by the coding sequence ATGATCGTGGACGATTCGATCGTCGCGCGGTCGGTGTTCCAGACGATCATCGCCGAATATTCCGAATTCGAGATCGTCGCGACCGCCAGTACGGCGGACCAGGCGCTGGCGCGGCTCGATTCCACCCGCGTCGATATCGTGTTGCTCGATCTGGCCATGCCGGGGATGGATCCCTTCACCGCGCTGCCCGAGATCATCGCGCGCGGGCGCGGCGCGCGCGTTCTCATCGTATCGACGTCGGCCGGCGAGGGCGCCGATGCCTGCATCCGCGCGCTGACGTTGGGCGCGTCCGATACGCTGGAGAAGCCGACGGCCGGCACCTATCGCGATCATTTCGCCTCCTCGCTGGTCGAAAAGCTGCGCCGCATCGGCGAGAGCCGGCCGGCCGAACGCGACGAGAGCCGCGAGCTGCCGTCGGTGCCGCCGCCGGCTCCGGACGTATTGCGCGGGCCGGTGTCCGGGCCGGTCGATTGTCTCGCCATCGGCGCGTCGACCGGCGGACTGCACGCCCTGCTCGAATTCTTCAGCGCGTTGCCGGCCAGCTGCGACATGCCGATCCTGATCACCCAGCATCTGCCGGCCAGCTTCATGCCCTATTTTGCCGCCCAGATGACCGATATCGCCGGCCGTCCGGCCACGGTGGCCCGCGACGGGGTCAGCCTGCTGCGCGGGCAGATCCTGGTGGCGCCGGGCGATGCCCATATCGGATTGCGGTCGATCGGCGGCTTGCCGCGCATCTTCCTCAATCGCGATCCGGCGCCTTCGGCCTGCATGCCCTCGGTGGATCCGATGCTGGAGGCGGTGGCGCGGCATTTCCGGGAGCGCGCGTTCGGCGTGATCCTCACTGGCATGGGCCGGGACGGCTCGATCGGCGCGCGGGACATCGTCGCGACCGGCGGCGAACTGGCCGCGCAGGACCGCGCCAGCTCGGTGGTCTGGGGGATGCCGGGCAGCATTGCGATGGCCGGGCTCGCCGCCACGATCGCGCGCCCTGCCGTCATCGCGCGGCGCATCGCCGACCGGATCGAAGGGCGCAGTCAGCGCCGGTCGCCGTTATGGAGATAA
- a CDS encoding response regulator — translation MKTCLVVDDSKVIRKVARHILETLDFTVSEAGDGQEALDSCRASLPDVVLLDWNMPVMSGIEFLRALGQEEFTTRPKVIFCTTENGIAHIRAAIDAGADEYVMKPFDRETLESKFQLVGVA, via the coding sequence ATGAAGACCTGCTTGGTTGTCGACGACTCGAAGGTGATCCGCAAGGTCGCCCGCCATATCCTCGAGACGCTCGATTTCACCGTGAGTGAAGCGGGTGACGGCCAGGAAGCGCTGGACAGCTGCCGTGCCTCGCTGCCCGACGTCGTGCTGCTCGACTGGAACATGCCGGTGATGAGCGGGATCGAATTTCTCCGCGCGCTCGGCCAGGAAGAGTTCACCACCCGCCCCAAGGTGATCTTCTGCACCACCGAGAACGGCATTGCCCATATCCGCGCCGCGATCGATGCCGGTGCCGACGAATATGTCATGAAACCGTTCGACCGCGAGACGCTCGAGAGCAAGTTTCAGCTGGTCGGCGTCGCCTGA
- a CDS encoding chemotaxis protein CheW codes for MEDLKLIARIAGQEIALAADAVESVVEIEAITPVPLAGVHIAGLAALRSRVLTIIDTYAALEIGVSPRDGIVQAVVVTIDHHLYGLLVDEVVDVAAITGDPLPLHAGLSRGWANAGLGIVEHQERALLLLDPARIVAGPPVAAAA; via the coding sequence ATGGAAGATCTGAAACTCATCGCACGCATCGCCGGGCAGGAGATCGCGCTGGCCGCCGACGCGGTCGAATCGGTGGTCGAGATCGAGGCGATCACGCCGGTGCCGCTCGCCGGGGTCCATATTGCGGGCCTCGCCGCGCTGCGCAGCCGGGTGCTGACCATCATCGATACCTATGCGGCGCTGGAAATCGGCGTCAGCCCGCGGGACGGCATCGTCCAGGCGGTGGTGGTGACGATCGACCACCATCTCTACGGCCTGCTGGTGGACGAGGTGGTCGACGTCGCGGCGATCACCGGCGATCCCCTGCCGCTCCATGCCGGCCTGTCACGAGGCTGGGCCAATGCCGGGCTCGGCATCGTCGAGCATCAGGAGCGCGCGCTGCTGCTGCTCGATCCGGCGCGGATCGTGGCGGGGCCGCCGGTGGCTGCGGCAGCCTGA
- a CDS encoding chemotaxis protein CheA, translating into MEELLGEFIAETRETLEPLAGEIVAWEADPADRARLDSIFRFVHTVKGSCGFLDLPRLERLSHAAESALAEVRSGDRSADRKLVNAVLAIIDRIGEQVEALAAGATYPEGGDDALILALEDNEVEAAEPTAAVVAQQQSAPRAPARSIRLPVELLDRMMAGVSDMVLARNELSRRLRERGGDAIVDTAFERLSACVAEMRESITRTRMQRIDGLFSALPRMVRDLSAELNKQIHLVIDGGDVELDREMIEMIRDPLTHIVRNSIDHGIELPAARAQAGKPLVGTLRVDARQSGNQILIEVADDGRGIDDERLLAKALAAGIVTPDRARQMGRQERLELIFAAGLSTADAVTAISGRGVGMDVVRANVERIGGTVEIDTAIGRGCRLTLRVPMTLTIIPALTFAVGSELFAIPRGAVDEIVRSYGGSVQVEMVGSAPVARIRGERVPVVDLAKLLGVASYAAPGRSILVVVRASGGERYALSVDSVQDHEELVVKPAAPAIMATGVYAGTTLPDNGRPMLLINPAGVAQIAGVRAPEAALPAKNDADDVRVETVPTLLFRACDGAVRAIRLSLVERIEDVAASAVARVGGRLRLSHDGRILPLFGCDDQLPDRNGRIRVLLLGDGANEIGYAIGEVIDIHALAPDVQPVAEPGPVAGVMLVGDDQVELIDCFWLFGQAGANPVARAERPLCVLDGNDPWMRDVLRPIVEQAGYRVGWSGEAGEEAAVAIFSVDHAPAQGLPAASVIRLRATADETAAEAGSIYRYDRSGLIAALAAAQGGR; encoded by the coding sequence ATGGAAGAACTTCTGGGCGAATTCATCGCGGAAACGCGCGAGACGCTGGAGCCGCTGGCCGGCGAGATCGTCGCGTGGGAAGCGGACCCCGCCGATCGGGCGCGGCTCGATTCGATCTTCCGCTTCGTCCATACCGTGAAGGGCAGCTGCGGCTTCCTCGATCTCCCGCGCCTCGAGCGACTGAGCCACGCCGCGGAAAGCGCGCTGGCCGAGGTCCGCTCGGGCGACCGCTCGGCCGATCGCAAGCTGGTCAACGCCGTGCTCGCGATCATCGATCGCATCGGCGAGCAGGTCGAGGCGCTGGCCGCCGGCGCAACCTATCCCGAAGGCGGTGACGACGCGCTGATCCTCGCACTGGAGGATAATGAGGTGGAGGCGGCCGAGCCGACCGCCGCGGTCGTCGCCCAGCAGCAATCGGCGCCGCGCGCGCCGGCCCGCTCGATCCGCCTGCCGGTCGAACTGCTCGATCGCATGATGGCGGGCGTGTCGGACATGGTGCTGGCCCGCAACGAACTTTCCCGCCGGCTGCGCGAGCGTGGCGGCGACGCGATCGTCGACACCGCCTTCGAGCGGCTCTCCGCCTGCGTGGCCGAGATGCGCGAATCGATCACGCGGACCCGGATGCAGCGCATCGACGGGCTGTTCTCGGCCCTGCCGCGCATGGTCCGCGATCTGTCCGCCGAACTGAACAAGCAGATCCACCTCGTCATCGACGGCGGCGACGTCGAGCTCGATCGCGAGATGATCGAGATGATCCGCGATCCGCTGACCCATATCGTCCGCAATTCGATCGATCACGGCATCGAGCTGCCGGCGGCGCGTGCGCAGGCCGGCAAGCCGCTGGTCGGCACGCTGCGCGTCGATGCGCGCCAGTCGGGCAACCAGATCCTGATCGAGGTCGCCGACGACGGGCGCGGCATCGATGATGAGCGCCTGCTCGCCAAGGCGCTCGCCGCCGGCATCGTCACCCCCGACCGCGCCCGCCAGATGGGCCGGCAGGAGCGGCTGGAGCTGATCTTCGCCGCCGGGCTTTCCACTGCCGATGCGGTCACCGCCATTTCCGGCCGCGGCGTCGGCATGGACGTGGTCCGCGCCAACGTCGAGCGGATCGGCGGCACCGTCGAGATCGATACCGCGATCGGTCGCGGCTGCCGGCTGACGCTGCGCGTGCCGATGACGCTCACCATCATCCCGGCGCTGACCTTCGCGGTCGGCTCCGAGCTGTTCGCCATCCCACGCGGCGCGGTCGACGAGATCGTCCGTTCCTATGGCGGTTCGGTGCAGGTCGAGATGGTCGGCTCGGCGCCGGTCGCCCGCATTCGTGGCGAGCGCGTGCCGGTGGTCGATCTCGCCAAGCTGCTCGGGGTCGCCAGCTACGCCGCGCCCGGCCGCTCGATCCTCGTCGTCGTTCGCGCGTCGGGCGGCGAGCGCTATGCCTTGTCGGTCGATAGCGTGCAGGATCATGAGGAACTGGTGGTGAAGCCCGCTGCGCCCGCGATCATGGCGACCGGCGTCTATGCCGGCACGACGCTGCCCGACAATGGCCGCCCGATGCTGCTGATCAACCCGGCCGGCGTCGCCCAGATCGCCGGCGTGCGCGCGCCCGAGGCGGCGTTGCCGGCCAAGAACGATGCCGATGACGTCCGCGTCGAGACGGTGCCGACGCTGCTGTTCCGCGCTTGCGACGGGGCGGTGCGCGCGATCCGGCTGAGCCTGGTCGAGCGGATCGAGGATGTCGCGGCGTCCGCCGTGGCGCGAGTCGGCGGGCGGCTCCGGCTCAGCCATGACGGGCGCATCCTGCCCCTGTTCGGCTGCGACGATCAGCTGCCCGACAGGAATGGCCGCATCCGCGTGCTGCTGCTCGGCGACGGCGCCAACGAGATCGGCTATGCCATCGGCGAGGTGATCGACATCCATGCGCTTGCCCCCGATGTCCAGCCGGTCGCCGAACCCGGCCCGGTCGCGGGCGTGATGCTGGTCGGCGATGATCAGGTCGAACTGATCGACTGCTTCTGGCTGTTCGGGCAGGCGGGCGCCAACCCGGTCGCGCGGGCCGAGCGCCCGCTCTGCGTGCTCGATGGCAATGATCCATGGATGCGCGACGTATTGCGCCCGATCGTGGAACAGGCCGGCTATCGGGTCGGCTGGAGCGGCGAGGCGGGCGAGGAGGCCGCGGTCGCGATCTTCTCGGTCGATCATGCGCCGGCGCAGGGGCTCCCGGCGGCGTCCGTCATCCGCCTGCGCGCCACTGCCGACGAGACGGCCGCCGAGGCCGGCAGCATCTATCGCTACGACCGCTCCGGCCTGATCGCGGCCCTGGCCGCCGCCCAGGGAGGGCGCTGA
- a CDS encoding histidine phosphotransferase family protein, translating to MAAGDGIEFASLLCSRLCHDLLSPVGALNNGIELLADEHDPEMRARCLDLLAESARASANKLKFFRLAFGAAGGFGDSVDTREVRAAIEGLFGGDRRIQVGWMVGDASLGKGPIKILLNLALIAGDALVRGGRLDIGVENGATATEIVIRSEGPRIVLDPELRTALTGGTAQEALTPRASAAWLVWHLANERGGEVMISEPQDGVLMVGCAIPHGS from the coding sequence ATGGCGGCTGGAGACGGCATCGAGTTTGCGAGCCTGCTCTGCTCCCGGCTGTGTCACGATCTGCTGTCGCCGGTCGGGGCGCTGAACAACGGCATCGAGCTGCTCGCCGACGAGCATGACCCCGAAATGCGCGCGCGCTGCCTCGATCTGCTCGCGGAGAGCGCCCGTGCCTCGGCCAACAAGCTGAAATTCTTCCGTCTCGCCTTTGGGGCGGCCGGCGGCTTCGGCGATTCGGTCGACACCCGTGAGGTGCGCGCCGCAATCGAGGGGCTGTTCGGCGGCGATCGGCGGATCCAGGTCGGCTGGATGGTCGGCGATGCCTCGCTCGGCAAGGGGCCGATCAAGATCCTGCTCAACCTGGCGCTGATCGCCGGCGATGCGCTGGTGCGGGGCGGCCGCCTCGACATCGGCGTGGAGAATGGCGCCACCGCCACCGAGATCGTGATTCGCTCCGAAGGGCCGCGTATCGTGCTCGATCCCGAGCTGCGCACCGCGCTGACCGGCGGCACCGCGCAGGAAGCGCTGACCCCGCGCGCCTCGGCGGCATGGCTGGTCTGGCATCTGGCCAACGAGCGCGGCGGCGAGGTGATGATCTCCGAGCCGCAGGACGGCGTGCTGATGGTCGGCTGCGCGATCCCGCACGGCAGCTGA